The stretch of DNA CACACTAGTTCATGTCATGATGCATATAGTTAAACAAACCCAGACATCTGATTACCTGTGAGGCATTTAGGACCTGCACTGTGAAGTTGTCCACCCCTGTTATGTTCCTTTTATCACAGTTGACTTTGTAAGTCTTTGTAGTTTCTGTGGAGTTCTGTTCTTCATTTGTCATGGCGTCTACGTGGACCATCCCCAATATGACTGGTTCCATGGGTTCTGAATTCTTGGACTCCTCTTGGGTCAAAGGTGAGGGACATTTTGCCTCATCGTCGCAGAGTGGCGAGAACCCTGTCTGAAAGTCTTTCACATTCTTGGGGATCAGTGACTCGATTCCTGCTGGGTTGACAGGTAGTTCGGTTCCCATTACCGCGTCTGCGATCTCTGCAGTCTTGTACTGCCTCTTTGGCTGAGACTCAAGGTCCTCCATTCCCACAAATTTGGGAATATTTTCCATATCAGAGCCCACATCCTCAGAGAACTTGAATTCTGGTATTTCATCATTCTCTGTAAATACAACAGGTACATATTATTATATAATTTCATAAGTTAACTGTAGAAACAACATTATGAAATCAACCTACTAGATGTGTTCCTGTTGGTTCTAATAATTAGACTATTAATCAAATGAATACACAATCACTGTAGACGAGGTAGAACGAATAAGAgccatcatacacatgttgacTGATCCAGCTTGCATGTGCTTGCTTGTCAAATACGACCAGAGATTTTGGAATATgtttcgcctcttcctctctgacaaccaACTAACGTTACTAGCGCTAAATGGTAACGTTAGAACATTTTGACCTGCACAAGATACTGGGAGTAAACATGTACCTAACGATGTAACAACAAAAAATAGCTAAAGCTATGTGACCAGGTACCATTTTGGACTCCTTTACACAAGAGCATGTAGTAAGATAGCTAGCCTGTCAACTTTGCTGGCTTTATAGTTGAAACTAAACAGTGAACGTTATAGCTTGCTCGCTAACTAGCTACATTAAAAACAGCTAACAATACCTAACTGCTGGCGTCCCCTTCTCTTACCTTGAGCTGTTACTGACGATGCTTTCTTTATTTCAGAAACATAAATCGTAAAACATACAATACATGTCAACATGAGTCTACTTGATATTCTGGACATAATTACTATTAGCTACAACAATATATATAAGTTACGGGCATTTATGATAAGTGGAACCAATGTTGTGAGTCGCTGTCGGGAATATCAAGCGATGCACTACAGTAAAAAAAACTTCCGGGTCAATAGATAGAGATTGCGCATGTTTGATATTGCAGCTGATTTGAAAGGCGAGTCGAGACTGACTGATCTGCAAATCACCTTGCACCATAAATAATTACTCAatatgatttgtagatcagtcagtcacactTTTCCCATGTTACATCACGGGTTTGATGATCTCGAACATTGCCAATGACAGAGTCAAAGACAAGTTCTGACAAATGACTGTATGGTTCTGACTCACAGAGaatgttgtttatttcacttttgtatattatctacctcacttgctttggcaatgttaacacatgccAAAGAAAACCCATGCCAATAATGCCCATTGAATTGAATGATTaaaggcctctagtggccaaaataccGTATTGGCTGTGGTATTAGCAAATACTTAAAAACTAAccctcattgttctatctgtggtatTAACACGGGCAGCGctattgagggcttccaccatgaaatgtagtcaactgggtagGACTCCCAACTTCATTTGCTGATCCAACCTGATAGAGTCATGTCCAAATGGAGGTTGCATCAGTGGCGCTAGACACCATAACGGGAAGTATACAGGGATGCATTCTTATCATACCATCTTCGGACCATAGAAATAGAACGAATAGAATGgccttggaacctctaaccctggcaatttgactgttaaAATCATGGGTCTATTCACAATGTCTGCCTGGTATTGTAACGCTAtaatttccatggtaatgtagaatgttcatttaAATGATGCTAACTGATGTGGCTTATGCAACGGAATGTATTCTTTGCAATGTCAGTtgagttgtttaaaaaaaatcacagcACAGATTGATGGGTATACTTCTTGCTTTTACATTGTGCTTTGCTCGTATGGGCAGCGACAGAACAGGAAGCGACACCCACTCGCTGTTTTTTTCTGATTCAATGAaagtcaatgaactaagtagaccagacGCAGCTGCTATTGCATTAGTGTCTATGGGAGACCCATGCCGTTAAGTAGACCGGAACGGACCATTTATAATGGCAAACGGCATGAGTGAACTATCTGCATTTATCCACCAGCTTTGCTATAGGTACTCTCACAATGGCCGCCCGTCCACCCATtcggagaattaacgtagcaggttagggaaagggttagggaaaatgctctcctaacctgctacgaaaagccACTTCCGGTTGTAGCTTCATCAAAGTGCCGTGTTTTTAGGGAGTCACTTGTGCCGTCATTGACTTGAAAGGGGATGTCTGTTCTAAgtattctatttctatgctttgGAATTGGTCAATACCACAGAGGAAGAAGACATTTTGTCAATACTAGGCTGTTTGAAATCTTTGTTTGTTTGAATATTTTTGAAACGTTTATattgtaatgacctgactagatcataaaggatGTCATATCCTTTATCATATTATCATATTGTAAAGCATAATCTATTACATACACCCAATGTAGGCTGTATTGCAATGCATCTAATGATAGCCTATCATTCAAGAAATATATTTATAATTAGTTTATTACACAACTTTCAACACTCAACAATCATGCAGGGATAGTAAAACAATGAATACAAATTCCTATCATAGTGATTACAACGTGTTCGTAGCATGGGCCTTACAATTCCATTGAAATAAATACTTGAATGTTCTGAGAAGAAAGTAAAACGTTCTGAGAAGGAAGTTTGCCGTCGCAATAAGTTGCTAGAAGATATTGCAACAGATCCACGGGTATCTAGTAGAAActgtggcgggggggggggaaacagtaAAAGATAACCCCATGTAAACAGTTTGACAGACATTATTAATAATGATCATCAATTTTCAAAATGGGTTAAACAAATCTTCCCAGCcattcatgttttgtttttttcacctaaaaaaaaaatgtcagtttCATATTTTGGACTGATTGGATGCAGTGATAGGCCTAAGTAATTACAAGTAAATGATTGCCTCTAATGATACAAGATAAAGGTTCAGATAAATATACAAGATGAATGGTTGACAGGATAAATGTTCAAAATGTCCTATAACTGAAGTGCAACTAACTCAATGTTATAAATGCATGATTACATTTGATGCAGACagaatgcaataaaatgaatacCCACGTGAATAAAACGCTTTGCGTTTCAcaaacatatttcaagcagagTGATGGAAGCAAGTATTTCAAATAGAGGACTCTGGTATAGAAATCAAGTATACTCTTATGTAACCAGCATTTATGGAGACATGGGTGTAACCTCTATGTATGAATAACAAGAATATTCACAAAACACCAAAGCAGAATGtacaatccccccccccacccccgttATACCATAAAATAACATTGTAAACTTGAactaatatatttatatttcttaCCAAACATTAGTTTTTTATAATGTCAATACCTAACCCATCGCAGTAAAGGGAATGGTATGTTACAATACttgtaatgacacagtagaacATTAGAATATTGTGAATACTGTATGGCAATAAACAGTGAATGTAATATGTAATATAAAACATAACATAAGCACTAATGTAAAATACTTTTGAATGTTTTGCAATGCAAAATGAAAAGCTCTTTGCTTTTTGACAAGATACGCAACTATTGTTTCTGTGTTCAAAAACTCTAATGCATATAACTTTGATGCGCAAGGGTACATACTGTATACAACTTCAAACAGAAATTGAGTAGCAATTGTATTGATTATACCTGTAGTAGATATAGcagatttaaatacatttttttttctctctctctcccaaataCAAGTTACAGAATGTTATATGTTAAGAggattcatttttttatttgttcaaaATATCTGATTAGTTGTTATGGGCTACTCTAGCATGCATTTACTTAAACATCTCAAACTGGAAGGCAGAAAACATCTGATTCTTTGGTTAAGATGATACAACACTATAGATTGATTTGAACATAGTAGTACCCTATGTCATCattattcaataaaaaaaaaatgaataatttATTTTACATCCAAATGCAACTAATCTCTCCAATGGACAAATCATAAATTATTGTGTGGGTCTTCAATGAGAAGGCCTCAAGTGCTGTACACAATTCAATAATAAACATGATCATATTTGAAAGAATAGTATTCTTTTATAATGTGAAGCAATGTGTTTCTTGTATTGAAAAGCACTATACACGTTGTTATTATTATTCTTCTTCTTCAAGATGGTGATAGAGAATAAATCATAACACAAAACATTGCACTGACAATTGACAACACAGGACAGCTGACACTATCCTTGCTCCGAGGTAAAACAGGGGAAAAAGACCAAGTTAGAGGAAATATTTCAGGTATTTACAAAACACAAAAACCCAGCCATTCCCATaagaagtccccccccccccaaaaaaaaatatcccCTACTCAAAAATACCTTGATTCTCCAAAACATCCCATGGGTTCCCCTCAGAAATCACAGAACAAAAAAAACTTCCGAAGCAAGTATGCCTCTATTATTTTAAATGCATGGTAATGTAAATATGTAATTGGGATTACAGTGACATGTACTATATTGATGTGTATTCATCATAGCTATCAAAAACGATCAATAATTCCAAAGTAACAGGTAAACAACACTCCGCACCTATGGAGACACTAGTTGCTGATTGTCTGATATTCAAATTATAaggaaaataataattaaaatggtgtaaaaatgTTGCGTTTCAGTACGAAGGGAACCCAATGAAACGGACTGGAGGATCTCTTCCTGTGAGGAATTGTGCTGGTATATTTGGTGTAGTACTAGACCAACACATACAGACACCACTGTGACACCAGCAACAGGTCACATTCAGTAGTCAAAACGTTCTAGAACCTATCAGATAGAAATAAAACGTTCTGGAACCTAGCAGATAGAAACAAGAGCTGACACAATGCCTTATTCTACGTGTCAGAGAGGCGTGTTTGTTCTACATGCTGTTTTTCTATCTGAACGTTGAACAACATCCTGCTGAACGCACCCCCAGGCCATGTTAGTCACGTGTAGACCTATTAATAGAGTGGTTCATATGAAACAATAGTTTGCTCTGCAGCCGTAATAGAAACCATGTCAATACATTCTGAGATACATAGCACCTTCAGGATCTGTTGATTTAAAAACAATAGCCATTTCACAGTATAAAACTATCTACAGAGATTTCATAGTAGGACAGCCTCAATACGTAGCCATTCTGACAGTAACAACAAAGACTGACCATCTGCTGTGATTTGTATCAACAATGTTCAAATTCCCCATGTTCAAATTCAAATATAGATTAATTTGTGTAGACTCGTAACATCCTAATTAAGGGATAGTTCTGTTTTCTTTTGTTACTGTTAACATCAGCATAAAATTCATACTGTATTCGTTCATTGAGAAAAGACACTGCAAAACCATAGAGATTGGATTAACAGGAATCCTTTTAGGTGAATTACAGTTCTGTGGCAGATAATGGGTTTACTTTCTCATGTCAAACAATAACTACTCTAGTGTACTGTACACCCGCATTTCTTCATCACATAATGTATACGCTATACCTATATCACAGACACTGAGAATTTACAAAaacaacattaagaacacctgctctttccattacctagactgaccaggtgaaagctatgatcccttattggggtcacttgttaaatccacttgaaaatcagtgtagatgaatgggaggagacaggtgaaagaaggattttaaagtcctttaaagacaattgagacatggattgtagatgaatgggaggagacaggtgaaagaaggattttaaagtcctttaaagacaattgagacatggattgtagatgaatgggaggagacaggtgaaagaaggattttaaagtcctttaaagacaattgagacatggattgtagatgaatgggaggagacaggtgaaagaaggattttaaagtcctttaaagacaattgagacatggattgtagatgaatgggaggagacagatgaaagaaggattttaaagtcctttaaagacaattgagacatggattgtagatgaatgggaggagacaggtgaaagaaggattttaaagtcctttaaagacaattgagacatggattgtagatgaatgggaggagacaggtgaaagaaggattttaaagtcCTTTAAAGACTTTtaaagacaattgagacatggattgtgtatgtgtgcgtgccattcagagggtgaaaggcCAAGACAAAGTGCCTTtgcacggggtatggtagtaggtgccaggcacaccggtttgtaatcaagaactgcaaagctgctgtgtttttcacattcaacagtttcctgtgtgtatcaagaatggtccaccacctaaagggcatccagccaacttgacacaactgtgggaagcattggagtcaacatgggccagcatccctgtggaacgctttcgacaccttgtagagtccatgcactGATGAattgagggcaaaggggggggggggggggggaattcaatattaggaaggtgttccttatgtcttgtccactcagtgtagtgTTTAAGCTATACTCTATATTACATAGAAATCCGGTTTGGATAGAAGCATGCACACACAGGAGGCACATGCCAGTAATAGTACATCTGTACACTCAACCAGGGAAACAGTACAAACAACCCCTCTATTTGACAGCACTTAGGACATGCAGCCTTTTATTTCTCCAACAAGCCATGAGAAAAGTAGGACTTTACTCGTTGGTCTCCTTTTCCTTGCAAGAGGGTTCGCAGAGGCTGCCTTTGTTCATCATAGTGTAGGGGAATGCTGCGGCGCTACACGTACCATAGCCTAGTTTGTTGAGGCGAGACAGGGTCTTGATACTGCCAGGGGGCCTACCAGGGCTGACCTTATATCCCGCTGCCTTGGTCGTTCCCAGGGGCCTCCCTGGGCTGGTCTTGAAGCCGGCAGCCTTGGTGGTTCCTAGAGGCCTCCCTGTGCTGGTCCTGTAACCTGCCGATTTAGTGGTCCCCGAaggtcttcctctccttccagaccTCCCCGGGTTTTTCTTTTTCTTGGAGTCCTCTGGCTTTTCATTGTTCGTAATTCCAACAGCTTGGGGGTGAGGTTCACTGAGGCCATTCTGCCTCTGACAAGGCATGGGTTTCAGGTTGTTCTGGGGTGGCAGGGGCAGAGGGGGCAAGGTCATTTGCAAGGGAGGGGGCGGGGGAGCTTGGTAGAACTTGTTGGACTGGGCAGTGCATAGGTCAAAGTGACTGGTGGGGTGTCGGCCATCCTCTGCCAGGCATGACGGCCTGCCACTCATGCAATAGTCATTGTTGTTGGTCACCTGACGTATCATCTTCTGCTGGAGAAAACAATGGGATACAAGAGATGTATTGTTGAGAAAATGCTAAACTACTTCAAATGTAATGAATAACCTTTTTTTTACAGGTTTAATGCTAGTAGTGCAAGTTAAGAGTAGACACAGGAATCCTATTCCAGTCTCATCCACAAACTAGTTGACTAGTCAGTAGTGGCATATTGTGTTTCGGCTGTTCTGTTACAAATCAATGCTGGAGTAGAATACTTCAAATGAGAGACAACTTCTGTACTGCACCCATAATGAATTATTAAACTATAAAAGTATAGAATATCTTGACTCTTGTAATGGTCTATTGTCAACATCCAATGCTAGCTTCGTTGAACGTGCAGGGATGGTGCAGCTCGTCATGATAAAGACTCAATGTTACAATGAGAGTTCAAATGACTAGCCTTCCCACATCACAGTTGCCTAGTAATGACTACCCTCTTTTTCAGCGAAATATATTAATCAGTTAGTTGTTCGTTGTATTTTGCAGACAATCCTGACACAAAAGCTTTCGTTTTCGCAACACATTTAGGAAATCACTTACCACGCGCTCATTTACAAGTAATATGTTCAGAAATGGATGTTTCGATAACATTAAAAACATGGCAAATTAAAGTAATTCATAAAACCAAGCAATTACTGTACCTCGATTGTTTGTGGATCATGGAATGCAAAGGGTTAAAAATGACAGATCTTCTATCTTCAAATTCTACAGCCGATCCATTTTTCGTAGATCGCAATCGATCGATTACTATTACTAAATCGATAACGCCTTTTGTCAGAGGTGCAAAGAAATGTCGTATTTATAGGTTTGTTGTTTCGCATGAGATGTTTAGATGAGAAACGCAGCCATTGCCATTAAAAATTTATAAGGTACAGGGGACCACTGCGCCTGCGCGGTACACCAAAAGGGAATTGCAGCAACTCCAAGCAAATTATGATTTACATTTTCATCGTGTTTACGCCAGTTCTTGAATACATTCGCAATTGTAATAGCAACTAATTTCCTCACAATATCAATTTGTTCTATTATTTGCATGCGCAGTAAAGCTACGTCATACACTATTCCTCCAAAGACCGAAACACTATTTGGAAAGTAGCAAATTGATCAACGGACCATGAAATAGTTTCAACCACTTTTTCTACAGACTAAATAATTTAGTCCAAAAGAGAAAATCCGTTGTGCTGGTTCTTTCCACAGTAGGCTATACGTAATTATTAAGCAATCAAGGTCACAGTACATACACAAACCTCCATTGTCGTTATGGTTAAGCTTGAATTCTGTCAATAGGTTTTCATCTTGTAGTTCACATATATGCCCTGTTTTTTTTAAGCCACTACAAAACCCAAATCATAGCCCGATAAGATTGTCAGTACAATGTAAAGAACATCAAATCCAGATGTGACACACAAACTAACACAATGTTTTATTAGAGAGGGAAAGAAGTAAAAACACATTACATCATTCAAgggctgttaaaaaaaaaaaaatatcaacgCGTGATTCCTTACTTGTTCAGATGACTACAGACCAGTgacccaaaatattattttacaCACAGAAATAATACAGGATCTATAactacggggcggcagggtagcctagtggttagagcgttggactagtaaccggaaggttaaacaaatctgtcgttctgcccctgaacaggcagttaacccactgttcctaggccgtcattgaaaataagaatttgttcttaactgacttgcctagttaaaaaaaggtaaaataaaaaataaaaaaactactTATGCTTAATGTTTAAGGACAAAAACAAGCAAATGTTTGAATCATGGTGGTAGAGAACCCGTTACATTTTCAGCTGGTATATTATAGAACGGATATCAGATACATTTTGCGccgtgaaaaataaaataaaaaaataaaatcacgACTAAATCTCCACTTACAGTACAGAGAGGAAACTTAGTCTAAAAGAGAAAGTACTCTCACGAGAACAATCCCTTCTGGAGGTCACTGGTCttacagtgaaaaaatatatactaatACATTCTGAAACAAATATGATGAAACGTTGGAGAAAGAAGAAGTCACTGCGTCTGAGCCCAATCTCATCGTCACTACAAGACCTTGTATCTTCCTTTGCTGGTGGGTTGGTAGGAGTTTTGCTAAAATGAGAGAGAACATTTATTGAGCAATgagaattttttaaatatatattttttttatacacccccccccacccctcgcCAAGTTAATTACTTTCAGTACTTTTAATACATTCAACTTTTATTACTGGTGTTCATACAATGATGCAACCAACATGTAGACTGACACGAATGATTCCCTAGGCCTAGCATCAATAAATAGATAGACAGATATAGATCGGAGATAACATACATatgaattctatttctatggccaGAACTTACTAATCTGATAAGCTCCTCCTTGATGAGCCGAGTGATCTCAGCCTTGGCCTTCGTAACGGCCAGCTCATTTGCACCTGTCAATCAAATACATCAAAAATATTACAACAAGTGACATCcatcaacaaaaaaacaacaacaaaaaacactcaCTACTGCTAACATGCAACACTCCAACATTGGTGAAGACTTGGAAGTGGTCATTGCAAGTAGAATAGCTGCTTACTCTCAATAGCCAGGTAGATCTTGCGTTCTCCCTCTTTGGGCTCTTTGCCTGGAGGGAAGTAGGTTCCTCTGATGGTGATGGCTGCCTCAGAGTATTCTCCGATCCTCTGGAGGGCCTCTTTAGACGTGACCTTCCACCTCGCAGTCTGGTGGAACACAGGAAACAGACATTAACATCTTCCTGTTCGCTTAGGCCGTATTTACAATGCGTTGATATAGGGTTGTGATTAGGTGGTACTGAcctcacaaagcgtctcagagtaggacaACAGAATGTTCATGTCACTACGACAACCGTCTACCGACATGTCAATTAGATGTAGTAAAAACCAGCTTTTAGTCTtgaaaatctttggttgtttagtacactatCGTATCCACTCTGCGAAGCCTCACAtgtcaacccttaaagagatgagtgaggctaaggcttaagagggtgtgaacaatgcagAATGGATGTAGACAAAGCAGAGCTCTCCAATAGGTGTACACAAAACAacgtatcaactttcaaagcagaattactttccctttATTCCTCAACTGTACGATAATACCATTTTCTAACTCttgagtctctactttaatctaatgttaaaaaaaaatatatatatattatatatatataagaccAAATCAGTCGGTCACAAATACGAATAAGATCA from Oncorhynchus kisutch isolate 150728-3 linkage group LG28, Okis_V2, whole genome shotgun sequence encodes:
- the LOC109873314 gene encoding UPF0461 protein C5orf24 homolog — encoded protein: MIRQVTNNNDYCMSGRPSCLAEDGRHPTSHFDLCTAQSNKFYQAPPPPPLQMTLPPLPLPPQNNLKPMPCQRQNGLSEPHPQAVGITNNEKPEDSKKKKNPGRSGRRGRPSGTTKSAGYRTSTGRPLGTTKAAGFKTSPGRPLGTTKAAGYKVSPGRPPGSIKTLSRLNKLGYGTCSAAAFPYTMMNKGSLCEPSCKEKETNE
- the txndc15 gene encoding thioredoxin domain-containing protein 15; translated protein: MSRISSRLMLTCIVCFTIYVSEIKKASSVTAQENDEIPEFKFSEDVGSDMENIPKFVGMEDLESQPKRQYKTAEIADAVMGTELPVNPAGIESLIPKNVKDFQTGFSPLCDDEAKCPSPLTQEESKNSEPMEPVILGMVHVDAMTNEEQNSTETTKTYKVNCDKRNITGVDNFTVQVLNASQDLMEFLNVNGTECSLVLFFTTWCQFSANLAPHFNALPRVFPGMHFLALDASQHSSLSTRFGTVAVPNILLFQGVKPMARFNQTDRTLETLVSFIANQTGFEVSPDQNVTEEDLSGPLPNVPVKSIDWLLVFSILFISGFTTYAILRTDSIRWLIPGQEHEHQD